Below is a genomic region from Spongiibacter nanhainus.
GGCAAACAGGCACGGCTGAACTAGACCCTTAAACTCCCAATGAGGGAGGGTATGGAGTACGCAGATGAATATTAAAAAGTATCGCGCCCCCGACACCGCCCAGGCGATGAAACTGGTACGCGACGCCCACGGTCCCGATGCAGTGATACTGGATTGCTACCCTATCCAGGGCGGCGTGGAAGTCGCTGTCAGCTGGGAGGATGCCATCGCCACCGGATCATATTCAGACCCGGCGCCAGCTCAGCCTGGCCCGGCGCACTCTGGTCCTGAACATACCCGGACGGAAAAAACCGCCATGGATGTTCTGCGTCGCCGCAGTCAGGCCCGGGACGAGGTTCCTGCGAACGCCCAGCGACCCCAGAGCGCCCCTCACCCCCCCGATCAACAAGCGGGTTTTTCGGCAGGTGGGAGCAGTCAGCTGTGGTCTCAAGACAGTGAGCTGCACAGCCTCAAGCAGGAAATGGCTGCGATGAAAGCGATGCTGGTGGATCAGCTCCGCGATCACAACTGGCAGCAGCTGGGAACTCAGCAGCCCAGCCAAAAAGATCTACACCAGTTTATGACGGCGATAGATATTGACCCGAGCCTGGCCAAACGCCTGGCTGAGAAAGTGCCCACCGATGAGGCCGCGCCGCTGCAGCGACAAATACTGAAAATGCAGTTGATCAAAGAGCTGCCTATCGCTGCGGCACCTGAGTCTGGGGCCATCGCCCTGGTTGGACCTCAAGGGGCGGGTAAAACCACCAGTATTGTCAAATTGGCGGCGCAGTATGCCATGCGTCACGGCCGCGACAAGGTCGCTATCTTGTCTACTGATGTGGCGCGGATTGGCGCCCAGGAACAGCTGCGAACCTTTGGCCGAATCCTGCAACTCCCCATCCATTTAACCCGGGATGCGGAGGAGGCGGCCAAAACCTTCCGCTTGTTGCAGAGCAAGCCACTGCTGCTAGTGGATACCGGCGGTATTTCTTTCCGCGACAAGGCGGGTATTGCCGAGCTGGGTGAACTGCTGTCAGCGATGCCCGGTATTCAAACCTATCTGACCCTGCCGGCGGATACTGAAGCTTATGTGCAGAGCGAGGTCATCGATGCCTTTGCACATCTGTCGCCTCAGGGGGCGCTGATTAGCCGCATTGACGAGACCATGCGTTTAGGTTCGGTCATTTCCAATTTAATTTTGCATCGTTTGCCAGCGGTATGGTGTACCAATGGGCCTAAAGTGCCGCAAAACCTGTCGGCCGCAGATGCTGAAAAGTTGGTCAATATGGCAGTTAAAATGTCCCGCCACTTTGAGCGGAGTCGCAATAAACAGACACCGGCCAGCCGGCCGGCGGCGCAACCATCATCGTCGATGATCTCTGAGGTAGTGTGAGTTTATGGCCAATAACACGGTAGTTCCGCTCAATCGCAATGGGGAGAAAAGGGCAGCAATGAATCCAGTCAAGGTGATCTCGGTAACCAGCGGTAAAGGCGGCGTAGGCAAAACCAACGTCTCGGTAAATTTGGCCTGTCAGCTGGCCCGCCGGGGACGCCGGGTATTGTTGATGGATGCAGACCTGGGGCTGGCTAATGTCGATATCATGCTGGGCCTGCGCCCCAAGTGGAACTTGTCCCATGTTCTAGAAGGCAAGTGCAGCATCGACGATATTCTGGTGGAGGGCCCCAACGGTATTTCCATTATCCCGGCAGCGTCGGGCATCAAGAAAATGGCCGAACTGGGACCGGATCAGCACGCCAGTATTATCAACGCCTTGAGCACCTTAAACGACGATTACGACGTGATGGTGGTAGACACGGCGGCGGGGATTTCCGATAGCGTGGTGAGCTTTAGCCAGGCCAGCCACTATGTTCTGGTGGTGGTGACCGACGAGTTAACGTCGATGGCCGATGCCTACGCGCTGATCAAAGTCATGAACCGGGACGCGGGGATTCGCCGCTTCAAGATTCTCCGCAACATGGTCAACAGCCACGACCAGGCCCGGGATGGCTTTGAGCGACTGAATGAGGTTGCACAGCGTTTTCTCGATGTGCAGTTGGAGTATGCCGGGTTTATCCCCCAGGACCGCTTTCTCAACAAGGCCGATGCGGCACAAAAGGCGGTGAGCGAAATGTACCCCGGTTCTGATGCTGCTTTGGCGTTTCGTGCGCTGGCCGAAAACGTCGACAAGTGGTCACTGCCGGAAGGCCCCAGCGGCAAGATTGAATTTTTTGTCGACCGCATGATCGCCGAGCCCTCCCAAGCCGGCGCCGCGATGTAGTAGAGCATTGATGCGATGGGAGACGCCTTCGATCAGAAGGTATGTTGTGACGGGAGATATGTTGTGACAGGAGACATGTTGTGAAAGGTCACGCCACATACCTGGATGTACAGTGCGGTAATCGCGACGAGCTGGTGCGCCAGCACGCCGATTTGGTCAAGCGTATTGCCTACCATTTGATCGCGCGCCTGCCCGACAGTGTTGAAGTGGAAGACCTGGTGCAATCCGGCATGATCGGTTTACTGGAGGCGGCGAGTCATTACCGCTCGGATAAAGGGGCGAGCTTTGAGACCTACGCCGGTATTCGTATCCGCGGTGCAATGATTGATCAATTGCGACAAAACGGTTGGGCTCCGCGCTCGGTGTCTCGCCAGCTTCGGGAACTGGGTGCGGCCATTGCTCGGGTAGAAGGTCGCTTTGGTAGAGAGGCCAGCCCCCGGGAAGTGGCGGATGAGCTGGGTGTCAGTGTCGATGAGTATCATCGCCTGCTGATGGATGCCAGCACCGTGCAGGTGGGCAGCCTGGATCACTTCGGTGAGAGTGGCAATGAGACCCTGGAAATCAGCGATGATGACGGCCCGACTCCTTTGGAGGAGGTCACCGACGCTGGCTTCCAGAAGGACCTGGCGCAACAGATTGACGATCTGCCAGAGCGAGAAAAACTGGTGATGGCCCTTTATTACGATAACGGCCTAAACCTGAAGGAAATAGGCGAGGTGCTGGAGGTCAGTGAATCCAGGGTCTGCCAGATTCACAGTCAGGCAATTGTGCGGCTAAAAAGCCGTTTACAGGGCTGGCTAGCTGCCTAAACGGCTGGCCGACCTTAAGTGAGAGAGTGCGTGCATTATGAACATTGACTATATCGAGGTGCTGGATCAACTGGCATTGTGGCTACAAAACGTGGACAGCCAAACTCTGCTGGGCGGCGTATTTTCACTGCTGGGGGCGACGGTGCTTTTGAGCATGGCGGTTCGCTATTTCCGCGCTCGCAAGCGAGATGCTAGTGCCAGTCAGCAGGCTTCACTCACCGGCGATGGCCTTTATGAGCCCAATCCCGCGGCGGCCAACGCCAAATCGGCTGCCAAGTCGAAAGACAGCTTGATAGGCAAGTCAAAGGCTAAGACCGCTGACAAGGTCACCCTGGACGGCGATGATAGCGCCCTGGCCGGCAGTGCGTCATCAGCCACCGAGCCCGGCGGCAGTTTGGAGCTGATTTTGCGGCAGCAGCGCCTGATCGATAGCCTAGCTGAACGGGTACAGGCTCTGGAGGGCTACCTGGAAATGATATCCAGCCGTCAACAGAAGTCTGAAGCGGGGCACCGGGACCGCCTGTATTATCAGGATGCGATTCGGGCCGCAAAATCCGGTGCCAATGCTGAGGAACTGGCAGAGCAATTCAATCTGCCGGCGGCGGAAGCTAATCTGATTATCTCTTTGTCCGGGCGCCAAGCACGAGCCGCTTAGGGAGCCTGGCCAACGCCGTAATACAATCGCACTGTGGGGGCGATACCCGCTCCCGCAATGCCCGTTCCCGCAA
It encodes:
- the flhF gene encoding flagellar biosynthesis protein FlhF, with the translated sequence MNIKKYRAPDTAQAMKLVRDAHGPDAVILDCYPIQGGVEVAVSWEDAIATGSYSDPAPAQPGPAHSGPEHTRTEKTAMDVLRRRSQARDEVPANAQRPQSAPHPPDQQAGFSAGGSSQLWSQDSELHSLKQEMAAMKAMLVDQLRDHNWQQLGTQQPSQKDLHQFMTAIDIDPSLAKRLAEKVPTDEAAPLQRQILKMQLIKELPIAAAPESGAIALVGPQGAGKTTSIVKLAAQYAMRHGRDKVAILSTDVARIGAQEQLRTFGRILQLPIHLTRDAEEAAKTFRLLQSKPLLLVDTGGISFRDKAGIAELGELLSAMPGIQTYLTLPADTEAYVQSEVIDAFAHLSPQGALISRIDETMRLGSVISNLILHRLPAVWCTNGPKVPQNLSAADAEKLVNMAVKMSRHFERSRNKQTPASRPAAQPSSSMISEVV
- a CDS encoding MinD/ParA family protein — its product is MNPVKVISVTSGKGGVGKTNVSVNLACQLARRGRRVLLMDADLGLANVDIMLGLRPKWNLSHVLEGKCSIDDILVEGPNGISIIPAASGIKKMAELGPDQHASIINALSTLNDDYDVMVVDTAAGISDSVVSFSQASHYVLVVVTDELTSMADAYALIKVMNRDAGIRRFKILRNMVNSHDQARDGFERLNEVAQRFLDVQLEYAGFIPQDRFLNKADAAQKAVSEMYPGSDAALAFRALAENVDKWSLPEGPSGKIEFFVDRMIAEPSQAGAAM
- a CDS encoding RNA polymerase sigma factor FliA, with protein sequence MKGHATYLDVQCGNRDELVRQHADLVKRIAYHLIARLPDSVEVEDLVQSGMIGLLEAASHYRSDKGASFETYAGIRIRGAMIDQLRQNGWAPRSVSRQLRELGAAIARVEGRFGREASPREVADELGVSVDEYHRLLMDASTVQVGSLDHFGESGNETLEISDDDGPTPLEEVTDAGFQKDLAQQIDDLPEREKLVMALYYDNGLNLKEIGEVLEVSESRVCQIHSQAIVRLKSRLQGWLAA
- a CDS encoding DUF2802 domain-containing protein, whose amino-acid sequence is MNIDYIEVLDQLALWLQNVDSQTLLGGVFSLLGATVLLSMAVRYFRARKRDASASQQASLTGDGLYEPNPAAANAKSAAKSKDSLIGKSKAKTADKVTLDGDDSALAGSASSATEPGGSLELILRQQRLIDSLAERVQALEGYLEMISSRQQKSEAGHRDRLYYQDAIRAAKSGANAEELAEQFNLPAAEANLIISLSGRQARAA